From Halichoerus grypus chromosome 6, mHalGry1.hap1.1, whole genome shotgun sequence, one genomic window encodes:
- the BLOC1S1 gene encoding biogenesis of lysosome-related organelles complex 1 subunit 1, whose protein sequence is MLSRLLKEHQAKQNERKELQEKRRREAITAATCLTEALVDHLNVGVAQAYMNQRKLDHEVKTLQVQAAQFAKQTGQWIGMVENFNQALKEIGDVENWARSIELDMRTIATALEYVYKGQLQSAPS, encoded by the exons ATGCTGTCCCGCCTGCTGAAAGAACACCAGGCCAAGCAGAACGAACGCAAGGAGCTGCAGG AGAAGAGGAGGCGAGAGGCTATCACTGCAGCGACCTGCCTGACAGAAGCCTTGGTGGATCACCTCAATGTGGG TGTGGCCCAGGCCTACATGAACCAGAGAAAGCTGGACCATGAGGTGAAGACCCTACAGGTCCAGGCTGCCCAGTTTGCCAAGCAAACAGGCCAGTGGATCGGGATGGTGGAGAACTTCAATCAGGCACTCAAG GAAATCGGGGATGTGGAGAACTGGGCTCGGAGCATCGAGCTGGACATGCGCACCATTGCCACCGCACTGGAATATGTGTACAAAGGGCAGCTGCAGTCTGCCCCCTCCtag
- the RDH5 gene encoding retinol dehydrogenase 5, with the protein MWLPLLLGVLLWAALWSLRDRQSLPTSDAFVFITGCDSGFGRLLALRLDQRGFRVLAGCLTPSGAEDLQRVASSCLHTTLLDVTDPQSVQRAAKWVETHVGEAGLFGLVNNAGVAGIIGPTPWLTQNDFQRVLNVNTLGPIGITLALLPLLQQARGRVVNITSVLGRLAANGGGYCVSKFGLEAFSDSLRRDVAHFGVRVSIVEPGFFRTSVTNLRCLEETLQECWARLPPTTQARYGEAFLTKYLEVQQRIMNLICDADLTKVSRCLEHALTARYPRTRYSPGWDAKLLWLPASYLPASLVDAVLTWVLPKPAQAVC; encoded by the exons ATGTGGCTGCCTCTGCtgctgggagtcttgctctgggCAGCGCTGTGGTCACTCAGGGACCGGCAGAGCCTGCCCACCAGCGATGCTTTCGTCTTCATCACCGGCTGTGACTCAGGCTTCGGGCGGCTTCTGGCCCTGAGACTGGACCAGAGAGGCTTCCGAGTCCTGGCCGGCTGCCTGACCCCCTCAGGGGCAGAGGACCTACAGCGGGtggcctcctcctgcctccacaCCACCCTGCTGGATGTCACGGATCCCCAGAGTGTCCAGCGGGCAGCCAAGTGGGTGGAAACACATGTTGGGGAAGCAG GGCTTTTCGGTCTGGTGAATAACGCTGGTGTGGCCGGGATCATTGGGCCCACACCGTGGCTCACACAGAATGATTTCCAGCGGGTGCTGAATGTGAATACACTCGGTCCCATCGGCATCACCCTtgccctgctgcccctgctgcaGCAGGCCCGGGGCCGGGTGGTCAACATCACCAGTGTCCTGGGTCGCCTGGCGGCCAATGGTGGGGGCTACTGTGTCTCCAAGTTTGGCCTGGAGGCCTTCTCTGACAGCCTGAG GCGGGACGTGGCTCATTTTGGGGTCCGAGTCTCCATCGTGGAGCCTGGCTTCTTCCGAACCTCTGTGACAAATCTCAGGTGTTTGGAGGAGACCCTGCAGGAGTGCTGGGCACGGCTACCTCCCACCACACAGGCCCGCTATGGGGAGGCCTTCCTCACCAAAT ACTTGGAAGTGCAGCAGCGCATCATGAACCTGATCTGTGACGCGGACCTGACCAAGGTGAGCAGGTGCCTGGAGCATGCCCTGACTGCTCGTTACCCCAGAACCCGTTACAGCCCAGGCTGGGACGCCAAGCTGCTCTGGCTGCCAGCCTCCTACCTGCCAGCCAGCCTGGTGGATGCTGTGCTCACCTGGGTCCTTCCCAAGCCCGCCCAGGCAGTCTGCTGA
- the CD63 gene encoding CD63 antigen, translated as MAVEGGMKCVKFLLYVLLLAFCACAVGLIAVGVGAQLVLSQTITQGATPGSLLPVVIIAVGAFLFLVAFVGCCGACKENYCLMITFAIFLSLIMLVEVAAAIAGYVFRDKVMLEFNKDFRQQMQNYRKDNRTTLALDKMQEDFKCCGAANYTDWESVPSMPKGQVPDSCCINVTKDCGVSFQVKNIYPEGCVEKIGGWLRRNVLVVAAAALGIAFVEVLGIVFACCLVKSIRSGYEVM; from the exons ATGGCGGTGGAAGGAGGAATGAAATGTGTCAAGTTCTTGCTCTACGTTCTTCTGCTGGCCTTCTGC GCCTGTGCAGTGGGGCTGATCGCTGTGGGTGTAGGGGCCCAGCTGGTCCTGAGTCAGACCATCACCCAGGGGGCCACGCCCGGCTCCCTGTTGCCCGTGGTCATCATCGCAGTCGGTGCCTTCCTTTTCCTGGTGGCCTTTGTGGGCTGCTGTGGGGCCTGCAAGGAGAACTACTGTCTTATGATCACG TTTGCCATCTTCCTGTCACTCATCATGCTGGTGGAGGTGGCCGCAGCCATTGCTGGCTATGTGTTTAGAGACAAG gTGATGTTAGAATTTAATAAGGACTTCCGGCAGCAGATGCAGAATTATCGGAAAGACAACCGCACGACTTTGGCCCTGGACAAGATGCAGGAAGAT TTTAAATGCTGCGGGGCAGCTAACTACACGGACTGGGAGAGCGTCCCTAGCATGCCCAAGGGCCAAGTCCCTGACTCCTGTTGCATCAATGTCACAAAGGACTGTGGGGTTTCTTTCCAAGTGAAGAACATCTACCCTGAG GGCTGTGTGGAGAAGATTGGGGGCTGGCTGAGGAGAAATGTGCTGGTGGTGGCCGCAGCAGCCCTGGGCATTGCCTTTGTGGAG GTACTGGGAATTGTCTTTGCCTGCTGCCTCGTGAAGAGTATCCGAAGTGGCTATGAAGTGATGTAG